A single region of the Pseudorhodoplanes sp. genome encodes:
- a CDS encoding alkene reductase — translation MNVQTANLQGTKTEGPLLSPYKLGDLDLKNRMVMAPMTRSRALDGNIPNPLATEYYVQRAGAGLIVTEATQVSPQGVGYIRTPGIHSAEQIAGWRKITDAVHQAGGKIFLQLWHVGRISHPDFHGGALPVAPSAIAAKGTVFTAQGPKDMVTPRALELSEIPGIVEQFRQGAENAKAAGFDGVEMHGANGYLLDQFTRDGSNKRTDAYGGVIENRARLPLEITDAAVSVWGKDRVGYRISPTGAYNDMADSGPAATFSYLSEQLSRRGIGYLHVTEPADTPNRVSPLLRKVFKGTYIVNGGYNAETGNAAIMSGEADLVAFGVAFLANPDLPIRFARNAPLNAPDPATFYAGEEKGFTDYPSL, via the coding sequence ATGAACGTTCAGACTGCAAATCTGCAAGGAACCAAGACTGAAGGGCCACTTTTGTCTCCCTACAAACTCGGCGATCTCGATCTGAAGAACCGCATGGTGATGGCGCCGATGACGCGCAGCCGCGCGCTGGATGGCAATATCCCCAATCCGCTCGCGACGGAATATTATGTTCAGCGAGCAGGCGCCGGCCTCATCGTCACAGAAGCGACGCAGGTCAGCCCGCAGGGCGTCGGCTATATCCGCACGCCAGGGATTCATTCCGCCGAACAAATCGCCGGCTGGAGGAAAATCACCGACGCGGTGCATCAGGCGGGCGGAAAGATTTTCCTGCAGCTCTGGCATGTCGGCCGCATCTCGCATCCGGATTTCCATGGCGGCGCGCTGCCCGTGGCGCCGTCCGCCATTGCAGCCAAGGGCACGGTCTTCACGGCGCAGGGACCAAAGGACATGGTGACTCCGCGCGCGCTGGAATTGAGCGAAATCCCCGGCATTGTTGAACAGTTTCGCCAGGGTGCGGAAAACGCCAAGGCGGCGGGCTTTGACGGCGTCGAAATGCATGGCGCGAACGGCTATCTGCTTGACCAATTCACTCGCGACGGCAGCAACAAGCGCACGGATGCTTATGGCGGCGTGATCGAAAATCGGGCGCGTTTGCCGCTCGAAATCACCGATGCCGCGGTTAGCGTCTGGGGTAAGGACCGTGTCGGTTATCGCATCTCGCCGACGGGCGCCTACAACGACATGGCCGATTCCGGCCCGGCTGCTACCTTCTCCTATCTGAGCGAACAGCTCAGCAGGCGGGGGATCGGCTATCTGCACGTGACCGAACCGGCCGACACGCCGAACCGGGTCTCGCCTTTGCTGCGGAAGGTCTTCAAAGGCACCTATATCGTGAATGGCGGCTACAATGCCGAAACCGGAAATGCCGCAATCATGAGCGGCGAAGCCGATCTTGTCGCCTTCGGCGTGGCGTTCCTCGCCAACCCCGATCTGCCGATTCGTTTCGCACGGAATGCACCGCTGAACGCGCCGGACCCGGCGACGTTCTATGCCGGCGAAGAGAAGGGATTTACCGACTATCCCTCGTTGTGA
- a CDS encoding elongation factor G, whose protein sequence is MAAGNANGVNSNGTRPSGPRCIALVGPFQSGKTTLLEAILARTGAIQRQGSVDAGSTVGDGSKEARDHRMGVELSVATTSFMGDSYTLIDCPGSVEFLHDMRAALPAVDAAVVVCEADEKKIPQLQLVLRELEELKIPHFLFLNKIDKVDKRLRETLQLLQPASRVPLLLRQIPIWKNGIVTGFVDLALERAHVYKEYTASEVIELSGEDLEREKTARFTMLETLADHDDELMEQLLEDIPPPRDKVFDDLSKELREGQVCPVLIGSAIRTNGVLRLLKALRHEAPNVEATVKRLGIKAKNADAIAYVLKTWHTAHGGKLSVARILAGQAGDGTTFITPEREVGRVSGVLKLMGQQMDKRGPAKAGETVGLGKLDYARTGETLTAGKEAHAPIADVSPYPPVLAIAVSAAERKDDVKLGQSLNKMQEEDPSITIVHNPDAHEVVLWGQGEMHLRVAAERLADRFGIAIEKRRPSVGYRETIRKPIQQRGRHKKQSGGHGQFGDVVLDIKPLPRGEGFSFAEKITGGVVPRNYIPSVEEGVIDGLKEGPLGFPVVDISVTLVDGSYHTVDSSDQAFRTAGRIGVVEALPHCQPVLLEPIHMVEIVCPTDATARMNAILSSRRGQILGFDTRDGWPGWDCVRALMPESEIGDLIVEIRSGTAGVGTFSFKFDHMAELTGRTADQIVAARRAAE, encoded by the coding sequence ATGGCGGCAGGGAATGCGAACGGCGTAAACTCCAACGGCACAAGACCGTCGGGTCCCCGGTGTATTGCGCTGGTGGGCCCCTTTCAGAGCGGCAAAACGACCCTGCTGGAGGCCATTCTCGCGCGAACCGGTGCGATCCAGCGGCAAGGCAGCGTGGACGCAGGTTCGACCGTCGGCGACGGCTCGAAAGAGGCACGCGATCACCGCATGGGAGTGGAACTGTCAGTCGCCACAACCAGCTTCATGGGCGACAGCTATACCTTAATTGATTGTCCGGGATCAGTCGAGTTTCTTCACGACATGCGCGCGGCATTGCCGGCGGTGGATGCCGCGGTGGTGGTCTGCGAAGCGGACGAAAAGAAAATCCCGCAATTGCAGCTGGTGCTGCGCGAACTCGAAGAACTGAAAATCCCGCATTTCCTGTTTCTCAACAAGATCGACAAGGTCGACAAGCGCCTGCGCGAAACCCTGCAATTGTTGCAGCCGGCGTCGCGCGTTCCGTTATTGCTGCGGCAGATTCCAATCTGGAAGAACGGCATCGTCACCGGTTTCGTCGATCTCGCGCTGGAACGCGCGCATGTCTACAAGGAATACACTGCCTCCGAGGTGATTGAGCTGAGCGGCGAGGATCTGGAGCGCGAGAAGACTGCGCGCTTCACCATGCTGGAGACGCTCGCCGATCATGATGACGAGCTGATGGAACAGCTGCTGGAAGACATTCCGCCGCCGCGTGACAAGGTGTTCGATGACCTGTCCAAGGAATTGCGCGAGGGCCAGGTCTGTCCGGTGCTGATCGGCTCCGCCATCCGCACCAACGGCGTGCTGCGGCTCCTGAAGGCGCTGCGCCACGAGGCGCCCAATGTCGAAGCAACGGTGAAACGGCTTGGCATCAAGGCGAAAAACGCAGATGCCATCGCCTATGTGCTGAAGACCTGGCACACCGCCCATGGCGGCAAACTGTCGGTTGCCCGTATCCTGGCGGGACAGGCCGGAGACGGCACGACATTCATCACGCCGGAACGCGAAGTCGGCCGCGTGTCAGGTGTGTTGAAGTTGATGGGACAGCAGATGGACAAGCGCGGGCCAGCCAAGGCCGGCGAGACTGTCGGCCTCGGCAAGCTCGATTACGCGCGGACCGGAGAAACTCTGACCGCCGGCAAGGAAGCGCATGCGCCGATCGCCGATGTGAGCCCTTATCCCCCGGTGCTGGCGATCGCGGTCTCCGCCGCCGAACGCAAGGACGACGTCAAGCTCGGCCAGTCGCTCAACAAGATGCAGGAGGAAGACCCCTCCATCACCATTGTGCATAATCCTGATGCGCATGAGGTCGTGCTGTGGGGGCAGGGCGAGATGCACCTGCGCGTGGCGGCCGAGCGCCTCGCCGACCGCTTCGGCATCGCCATCGAAAAACGACGGCCCAGCGTCGGCTATCGCGAGACCATCCGCAAGCCGATCCAGCAACGTGGCCGGCACAAGAAACAGTCCGGCGGGCACGGACAGTTCGGCGATGTGGTGCTGGACATCAAACCACTGCCGCGCGGCGAGGGCTTTTCCTTCGCCGAAAAGATCACCGGCGGCGTCGTGCCGCGCAATTACATTCCATCAGTGGAGGAGGGCGTCATCGACGGCCTAAAGGAAGGTCCGCTTGGCTTCCCGGTGGTCGACATTTCCGTCACGCTGGTCGACGGCAGTTATCACACGGTGGATTCATCGGATCAGGCCTTCCGCACCGCCGGCCGCATCGGCGTGGTGGAGGCCTTGCCGCATTGTCAGCCGGTGCTGCTTGAGCCGATCCACATGGTTGAGATCGTCTGTCCGACCGACGCCACCGCGCGCATGAATGCAATTCTGTCGTCGCGGCGCGGGCAGATCCTGGGCTTCGACACCCGCGATGGCTGGCCGGGCTGGGACTGCGTACGCGCCTTGATGCCGGAATCGGAAATCGGCGATCTCATCGTCGAGATCAGATCGGGCACCGCGGGCGTTGGCACTTTTAGCTTCAAGTTCGACCACATGGCCGAATTGACCGGCCGCACCGCCGACCAGATCGTCGCGGCACGGCGGGCGGCGGAATAG
- a CDS encoding class I SAM-dependent methyltransferase: MDQSAALASETDIAGWYDGKDFSCDWTTNRIPLWLDVLEDYRDRPARVLEIGSWEGRSALFFLNYLPQCHLVCVDTFGGNIEHHQDDYFAALLPGIEARFDSNVAAFGRRVEKMKGPSGAVLPRLGVAGRRFDIAYIDGSHYAVDVYSDAVLTWSLMAPGGIVIFDDYAWDLMNDDSERPKSGIDAFLKAIAGQYRIIHRDYQLVIARA, translated from the coding sequence ATGGATCAGTCAGCCGCGCTTGCCAGCGAAACCGATATCGCCGGATGGTACGACGGAAAAGATTTTTCCTGCGACTGGACCACCAACCGGATTCCGCTCTGGCTCGACGTGCTTGAGGACTATCGCGACCGGCCCGCGCGAGTGCTGGAAATTGGATCTTGGGAAGGCCGCTCGGCCCTGTTCTTCCTGAACTACCTCCCGCAATGTCACCTCGTCTGCGTCGATACATTCGGCGGGAATATCGAGCATCATCAGGACGATTATTTCGCGGCCTTGCTTCCCGGCATCGAAGCGCGGTTCGACAGCAATGTCGCGGCATTTGGCAGGCGCGTGGAGAAAATGAAGGGCCCGTCCGGCGCTGTTTTACCACGACTTGGCGTTGCAGGGCGGCGGTTCGACATCGCCTATATCGACGGAAGTCACTATGCCGTCGATGTCTATAGCGATGCGGTGCTGACTTGGTCGCTGATGGCGCCCGGCGGAATAGTGATCTTCGATGACTACGCCTGGGATCTCATGAACGATGACAGCGAGCGGCCGAAATCCGGCATTGATGCCTTCCTGAAAGCGATTGCGGGCCAATACCGCATCATTCATCGTGACTACCAATTGGTGATTGCTCGGGCATGA
- a CDS encoding OpgC domain-containing protein — MPPATTSHRDLRLDFFRGIALWLIFVDHIPHNVVNWFTVRNYGFSDAAEIFVFISGYTAAYVYARAMRERGFVTAALRILKRVWQLYVAQIFLLVIFFAQISYVARTFENPLFAEEMNVVELLQQPEATLPHAMLLQFNPANMDILPVYIVLLLAFPPVLWCMLHAPSVTLTASLALYVAASQFGWNFPSFPAGYWVINPLCWQLLFFFGAWCAVQGSGRLAPLVHSPVILVAAALYLLFAFLVVLSWYRPWLAAYKPDWLHAFLYPIDKTNLDVLRLAHFLALAVITVRLIPRDWTAFQSPVLLPAIVCGQHSLEIFCLGIFLSFAAHFVLTEIAGQVPMQILMSAAGIAIMCGVAALISWYEMIERRYGAQERPQDADIAGGSV, encoded by the coding sequence ATGCCGCCCGCAACCACATCGCATCGCGACCTGCGACTGGACTTCTTCCGCGGGATCGCGCTGTGGCTGATCTTCGTCGATCACATTCCTCACAACGTCGTAAACTGGTTCACTGTCCGCAATTACGGGTTCAGCGACGCGGCGGAAATCTTCGTGTTCATCTCGGGCTATACCGCCGCCTATGTCTATGCGCGGGCAATGCGGGAGCGCGGCTTCGTCACCGCCGCCCTGCGCATTCTCAAGCGGGTATGGCAGCTCTATGTGGCGCAGATTTTTCTGCTCGTGATCTTCTTTGCCCAGATCAGCTACGTCGCCCGAACTTTTGAAAATCCGCTTTTTGCCGAGGAAATGAATGTGGTCGAGTTGCTGCAGCAGCCCGAGGCAACCCTGCCGCACGCTATGCTCCTGCAGTTCAACCCGGCCAACATGGACATTCTGCCGGTCTACATCGTGCTGCTGCTCGCATTTCCGCCGGTGCTGTGGTGCATGCTGCACGCGCCTTCGGTCACGCTCACGGCATCGCTTGCGCTGTATGTGGCCGCGTCGCAATTCGGATGGAATTTTCCGTCATTTCCCGCCGGCTACTGGGTGATCAACCCGTTGTGCTGGCAGCTCTTGTTTTTCTTCGGCGCCTGGTGCGCGGTGCAAGGCAGCGGACGACTGGCGCCGCTCGTGCACTCGCCCGTCATTCTCGTGGCGGCCGCCCTCTATCTGCTTTTTGCCTTCCTCGTAGTGCTGAGCTGGTATCGCCCCTGGCTTGCCGCCTACAAGCCGGACTGGTTGCATGCCTTCCTCTATCCGATCGACAAGACCAATCTCGATGTGCTGCGACTTGCGCATTTTCTGGCGCTCGCGGTCATCACCGTCCGGCTGATCCCCCGCGACTGGACCGCATTTCAGTCGCCCGTGCTGCTGCCAGCGATCGTGTGCGGGCAGCATTCGCTGGAAATTTTCTGCCTCGGCATATTTCTGTCATTTGCGGCACACTTTGTGCTCACGGAAATAGCCGGGCAAGTGCCCATGCAAATTCTGATGAGCGCCGCCGGAATCGCGATCATGTGCGGTGTGGCCGCACTCATCAGCTGGTACGAGATGATCGAGCGCCGCTACGGAGCGCAGGAACGGCCTCAGGATGCCGACATTGCCGGCGGCAGTGTGTAG
- a CDS encoding FAD-linked oxidase C-terminal domain-containing protein: MSVQMPPADQNVLSRREEIVRALRAIVPGEGVIATANEMRPYESDGLTAYRQLPMVVVLPSTTQQVSDVLRYCYENRIKVVPRGAGTSLSGGALPLADGVLLGMAKFSRIREIDYDNRVVVGEPGVTNLGVSQAVEERGFYYAPDPSSQIACTIGGNIAENSGGVHCLKYGMTTNNVLGCELVLITGEILRIGGRHLDAGGYDLLGIITGSEGLLGVVTEITVRILKKPETARALLVGFNTSEDAGECVGRIIGAGIIPGGMEMMDRPAIHAVEEFVHAGYPLDVEALLIVELDGGQAEVDHLIARVEKIAHDCRATTCRASRNEDERLLFWAGRKAAFPAAGRISPDYYCMDGTIPRARLPLVLSRMREMSEKYGLQVANVFHAGDGNLHPLILYDANKEGELDRAEAFGSDILRLCVEVGGVLTGEHGVGVEKRDLMPVMFSEIDLNQQQRLKCAFDSEGLLNPGKVFPQLNRCAELGRMHVRAGKVAFPDIPRF; the protein is encoded by the coding sequence ATGTCCGTTCAGATGCCGCCTGCAGATCAGAACGTGCTGTCGCGTCGCGAGGAGATCGTACGCGCCTTGCGGGCGATCGTGCCGGGCGAGGGCGTGATCGCAACCGCAAACGAGATGCGGCCCTACGAGTCGGATGGGCTGACCGCCTATCGGCAATTGCCCATGGTGGTAGTGCTGCCCTCGACCACGCAGCAGGTCTCGGACGTGCTGCGCTATTGTTACGAAAACAGGATCAAGGTCGTCCCCCGCGGCGCCGGGACGTCGCTGTCCGGCGGCGCCTTGCCGCTGGCGGACGGGGTCCTGCTTGGCATGGCCAAGTTCAGCCGCATCCGCGAGATCGACTACGACAACCGCGTGGTGGTGGGGGAGCCCGGTGTCACCAATCTCGGGGTCAGCCAGGCGGTGGAGGAGCGGGGCTTCTATTATGCGCCCGATCCGTCCTCGCAGATCGCCTGCACCATCGGCGGCAATATTGCTGAAAATTCCGGCGGCGTGCATTGCCTGAAATACGGCATGACCACCAACAATGTGCTCGGCTGCGAGCTCGTCCTGATCACGGGCGAAATTCTGCGCATCGGCGGGCGGCATCTCGATGCCGGGGGCTATGATCTCCTGGGCATCATCACCGGCTCGGAAGGCCTGCTTGGGGTGGTGACGGAAATCACCGTCCGTATCCTGAAGAAGCCGGAAACTGCGCGGGCGCTGCTGGTCGGGTTCAACACGTCCGAAGATGCCGGCGAATGCGTCGGGCGCATCATCGGCGCCGGCATCATTCCAGGTGGGATGGAAATGATGGATCGTCCGGCCATCCATGCGGTCGAGGAATTCGTGCATGCCGGTTATCCGCTGGATGTCGAGGCGCTGCTGATCGTCGAACTGGACGGCGGTCAGGCCGAAGTCGATCATCTCATCGCGCGCGTGGAGAAGATTGCCCACGACTGCCGGGCAACGACGTGCCGCGCGTCGCGGAACGAGGATGAGCGTCTGCTGTTCTGGGCCGGACGCAAGGCCGCGTTTCCGGCCGCCGGGCGCATCTCGCCGGATTACTATTGCATGGACGGCACCATCCCGCGCGCCCGGCTGCCCTTGGTTCTCTCGCGCATGCGGGAGATGAGCGAGAAATATGGCCTGCAGGTCGCCAATGTGTTCCACGCCGGCGACGGCAATCTGCACCCGCTCATCCTGTACGACGCCAACAAGGAAGGCGAACTCGACCGCGCGGAAGCCTTCGGCTCCGACATTCTCAGACTTTGTGTGGAAGTTGGCGGGGTCCTGACCGGAGAACACGGCGTTGGCGTGGAGAAGCGTGATCTGATGCCGGTGATGTTCTCGGAAATCGATCTCAACCAGCAGCAGCGACTGAAGTGCGCCTTCGATTCAGAAGGTCTGCTCAATCCGGGCAAGGTCTTCCCGCAACTGAACCGCTGCGCCGAGCTTGGCCGCATGCATGTGCGCGCGGGGAAAGTGGCGTTTCCGGATATTCCGCGATTCTAG
- a CDS encoding universal stress protein, protein MIKDIVVNLSPGATRDVAAHYAVSIAEACGAHVAGIAFAYDPVLPASVMGGISADVFDVQRRENEKMAHAVIEQFESAAKRAGVSAESQMLTATIAGAADMFAALARRFDIAVVSQVTPDTIAPDELLMEAALFESGRPLVIVPYIQKDPIKLDRVICCWDGSRTAARAIGDAMPLLRKSKAIDLVIVGKGKMNEKELTGADMGAHLARHGLKVDVKRIPAADVDVANVVLSYAADSGAEFIVMGGYGHSRLREYILGGATRGILGSMTVPVLMSH, encoded by the coding sequence ATGATCAAGGATATCGTTGTTAATTTGTCGCCGGGTGCCACGCGCGATGTCGCCGCACATTATGCGGTGTCGATCGCCGAGGCGTGCGGCGCGCATGTTGCCGGCATCGCCTTTGCCTATGATCCGGTTCTCCCGGCCAGCGTAATGGGCGGCATTTCGGCGGACGTTTTCGATGTCCAGCGGCGCGAAAATGAAAAAATGGCGCATGCCGTGATCGAGCAATTCGAATCGGCGGCCAAGCGTGCGGGGGTGTCCGCCGAATCGCAGATGCTCACTGCGACTATTGCCGGCGCCGCCGACATGTTCGCCGCTCTTGCCCGCCGCTTCGATATTGCCGTTGTGTCGCAGGTCACACCCGACACGATCGCGCCGGATGAGTTGCTGATGGAAGCCGCTCTGTTCGAAAGCGGGCGACCGCTGGTGATCGTGCCCTATATCCAGAAAGACCCGATCAAGCTCGACCGCGTCATCTGCTGCTGGGACGGCAGCCGCACCGCCGCACGCGCGATCGGCGATGCCATGCCGCTGCTGCGAAAGTCGAAGGCGATCGATCTCGTGATCGTCGGCAAGGGCAAGATGAATGAGAAAGAATTGACCGGCGCCGATATGGGCGCACATCTGGCCCGGCACGGATTGAAGGTCGACGTCAAGCGCATCCCCGCGGCCGATGTTGATGTCGCCAATGTGGTCCTGTCCTACGCCGCCGATTCCGGCGCGGAATTCATCGTCATGGGCGGCTACGGCCACTCGCGCCTTCGCGAATATATTCTCGGCGGGGCGACCCGCGGCATTCTCGGCTCCATGACGGTCCCGGTCTTGATGTCGCACTGA
- a CDS encoding carboxylate-amine ligase has product MTAPYSFGIEEEYFLVDADTKFVTRAMPQGFLKAAKAALDGKVTGEFLQSQIEVVSAPQTDMGEARAELRALRMALAAIAAEHKLAIMASGTHPTAVWERSQQTEGRRYDTVMDDLQMIGRRNMLCGLHVHVELPDPAQRIDVMMRMLPYLPLFIALSTSSPFWRSQPTGLKGYRLAAYDELPRTGIPELFRTQAEFDSYIDALVRAGVMPDSSYIWWAIRPSLKHPTLELRAPDCCTDVEHSIAIAALYRTLTRFLVRHAERNWSMNAVTRAIIVENKWRAQRYGVNGTFVKIEGDGSITVAHMLDRVIADITPDAKDLGCLDEVLRCLTIVSNGTSADRQLAIFRPHEDNPVPGLRAAIDWIAKATLQ; this is encoded by the coding sequence ATGACCGCTCCCTACTCGTTCGGGATCGAGGAGGAATATTTCCTTGTCGACGCGGACACGAAATTCGTCACGCGCGCAATGCCGCAGGGTTTCCTGAAGGCCGCCAAGGCGGCGCTGGACGGCAAGGTCACCGGCGAATTCCTGCAATCCCAGATCGAGGTGGTCAGCGCCCCGCAAACCGATATGGGCGAGGCGCGCGCTGAACTGCGCGCCTTGCGCATGGCACTGGCGGCCATTGCCGCCGAGCACAAACTCGCAATCATGGCGTCGGGCACGCACCCTACGGCGGTTTGGGAGCGTTCGCAGCAGACGGAAGGGCGCCGCTACGACACGGTGATGGACGACCTGCAGATGATCGGCCGCCGCAACATGCTGTGCGGGCTGCATGTGCATGTGGAGTTGCCCGATCCCGCGCAGCGCATCGACGTGATGATGCGAATGCTGCCCTATCTGCCGCTGTTTATCGCGCTCTCCACCTCCTCCCCGTTCTGGCGATCGCAACCGACCGGCCTTAAGGGATATCGTCTCGCCGCCTATGACGAATTACCGCGCACCGGCATTCCCGAATTGTTTCGCACCCAGGCGGAATTCGATTCCTATATAGACGCGCTGGTGCGGGCGGGGGTTATGCCCGATTCAAGCTATATCTGGTGGGCCATCCGCCCGTCCCTCAAGCATCCGACGCTGGAATTGCGGGCACCGGATTGTTGCACCGATGTCGAACACAGCATCGCCATTGCCGCGCTTTATCGGACGCTCACACGATTCCTGGTGCGCCACGCGGAGCGCAACTGGTCCATGAACGCGGTGACCCGTGCGATCATTGTCGAGAACAAGTGGCGGGCGCAGCGTTACGGCGTGAACGGCACGTTCGTGAAGATCGAAGGCGACGGATCGATCACGGTCGCGCATATGCTCGACCGCGTTATTGCTGACATCACGCCGGATGCAAAGGATCTGGGCTGCCTCGACGAGGTACTGCGCTGCCTGACCATCGTATCGAACGGCACCTCGGCCGACCGCCAGCTTGCCATTTTCAGGCCGCACGAGGACAATCCGGTGCCTGGCCTGCGCGCCGCAATCGACTGGATCGCGAAAGCGACGCTGCAATAG
- a CDS encoding TetR/AcrR family transcriptional regulator, with product MPYRRTDNVIRRQAARRARIVEAARLAAAEGGMVAVQIVPVARRAGIATGTVYRYFSSKTALVSAVVSAISAEEIAAVRTAARAAPGPVSALAASIATFAVRALRNRRLAWAVIAEPVDADIERVRLAYRSALAEELQSRIAAAMKAGHLPQQDVTLSSSALVGALLEGLLGPLAPDADGNPAQTREAVQTLTLLSLRALGVNDARARGLVVQVALPAIGEGA from the coding sequence ATGCCTTATCGCCGCACTGACAACGTGATCCGTCGGCAAGCCGCCCGGCGGGCCAGGATTGTTGAGGCCGCCCGGCTGGCCGCCGCCGAGGGCGGCATGGTGGCGGTTCAGATCGTCCCCGTGGCGAGACGGGCCGGTATCGCGACCGGCACGGTCTACCGGTATTTCTCCTCCAAGACCGCACTGGTCTCGGCGGTCGTCAGCGCCATTTCGGCAGAAGAGATCGCCGCCGTCCGCACCGCCGCCCGGGCCGCGCCCGGGCCGGTATCGGCACTGGCGGCCTCCATCGCGACATTCGCTGTCCGGGCGCTGCGCAACCGTCGCCTGGCCTGGGCCGTGATCGCCGAACCGGTCGACGCCGATATCGAGCGGGTGCGTCTCGCCTACCGCAGCGCGTTGGCGGAAGAGCTGCAATCGCGCATCGCCGCCGCGATGAAGGCCGGCCATCTTCCGCAACAGGATGTCACGCTGTCGTCTTCCGCGCTGGTCGGCGCACTGCTGGAAGGATTGCTTGGGCCGCTGGCGCCTGATGCCGACGGCAATCCCGCCCAGACCCGTGAAGCGGTGCAGACGTTGACGCTGCTGTCGTTGCGTGCGCTCGGCGTCAACGACGCGCGCGCCCGCGGCCTTGTCGTGCAGGTCGCGCTGCCGGCGATCGGCGAAGGCGCGTGA